A region from the Haloarcula limicola genome encodes:
- a CDS encoding DUF5790 family protein has product MSQTSLDDDELFADAADEMRTDVEASLGEAREALPEGDDVWELDADNTLGALNALKDALDVGDAEDHLRDAKKWYTMGERADAFEDADDLAEAIEEIEDLIEDVEGAREQVGDLTSTVPQLRSTLEDFGEEEAEEESESESDADTDADGDAEEAEA; this is encoded by the coding sequence ATGAGTCAGACGAGTCTGGACGACGACGAACTGTTCGCCGACGCGGCCGACGAGATGCGTACGGACGTCGAGGCCTCGCTGGGGGAAGCGCGCGAGGCGCTCCCCGAGGGCGACGACGTGTGGGAACTCGACGCCGACAACACGCTCGGCGCGCTCAACGCGCTGAAGGACGCGCTCGACGTGGGCGACGCCGAGGACCACCTGCGGGACGCCAAGAAGTGGTACACGATGGGCGAACGCGCCGACGCCTTCGAGGACGCCGACGACCTCGCCGAGGCCATCGAGGAGATCGAAGACCTCATCGAGGACGTCGAGGGCGCGCGCGAGCAGGTCGGCGACCTCACGTCGACCGTCCCGCAGCTGCGGAGCACGCTCGAAGACTTCGGCGAGGAGGAAGCGGAAGAGGAGTCCGAGTCCGAATCCGACGCCGACACGGACGCGGACGGCGACGCGGAGGAGGCCGAGGCCTAG